Proteins co-encoded in one Synergistaceae bacterium genomic window:
- a CDS encoding UDP-N-acetylglucosamine--N-acetylmuramyl-(pentapeptide) pyrophosphoryl-undecaprenol N-acetylglucosamine transferase, with amino-acid sequence MVKKLLLAAGGTGGHIWPAISFGQWLGKHKPDVHVDYVCGMRPLELEIYKSANIIPNRLPVDGSPFSGSGLLKRTKRAGSLFPALYNASKIIKNSSPDCCMLFGGYVSLPLLFVCRMLKIPVVMHEQNAYAGKVTRIASKLNVDIFTGWSECPPLRTGEYTRIGVPVREFERLDQDTAWRTLMLSEKMPDGPKVMVLTGSLGSQPVKKMICDVAGMEMFKDWSFVIPAVAEKNEMAADNVYLLPKTWNAGLLYSIADMAVIRAGGSTLTEVGVMDIPSVVIPWRGAADDHQYHNAVAFIAENRAIMWDGNGSAEDFSKKLLSLYSIFKGQQESSTFKRYNNAGRICEDLWLALSSHF; translated from the coding sequence ATGGTTAAGAAACTTCTTCTTGCGGCAGGCGGCACAGGGGGGCATATATGGCCGGCAATTTCATTCGGACAGTGGCTTGGCAAACACAAGCCGGATGTCCATGTTGATTACGTCTGCGGGATGCGCCCACTGGAACTCGAGATATACAAATCTGCCAATATTATCCCAAACAGGCTGCCTGTGGACGGCTCCCCTTTCTCTGGAAGCGGGTTGCTGAAAAGAACCAAACGTGCAGGTTCTCTGTTTCCGGCTCTGTACAACGCAAGCAAAATAATAAAAAATTCTTCGCCGGACTGCTGTATGTTATTTGGCGGGTATGTTTCACTCCCGTTGCTGTTCGTCTGCCGTATGCTGAAAATACCGGTTGTCATGCACGAACAGAATGCATATGCCGGGAAGGTTACCCGGATCGCGTCAAAACTGAATGTCGATATATTTACCGGTTGGAGCGAGTGTCCTCCTTTGCGCACCGGGGAATACACAAGAATCGGTGTGCCTGTTAGAGAGTTTGAGAGACTTGATCAGGATACTGCCTGGCGCACGCTTATGCTTTCGGAAAAAATGCCGGATGGGCCGAAGGTTATGGTATTGACCGGATCCCTTGGAAGCCAGCCGGTAAAAAAGATGATTTGCGATGTCGCAGGTATGGAGATGTTCAAGGATTGGAGCTTCGTTATACCTGCCGTTGCGGAGAAAAATGAAATGGCGGCAGACAATGTCTATTTGCTGCCAAAGACATGGAATGCAGGGCTCCTATACAGCATCGCAGATATGGCTGTAATAAGGGCAGGGGGTTCAACTCTGACTGAAGTCGGTGTTATGGATATCCCGTCTGTTGTCATACCTTGGCGCGGTGCCGCTGACGATCACCAATACCACAATGCAGTTGCATTTATTGCCGAAAACAGAGCCATAATGTGGGATGGAAATGGCTCTGCTGAAGATTTTTCCAAGAAACTGCTGTCGCTGTATTCTATTTTTAAAGGACAGCAGGAAAGTTCGACATTTAAACGGTATAATAACGCGGGGCGAATTTGCGAGGATTTATGGCTGGCACTTTCTTCCCATTTTTGA